The Nitratidesulfovibrio sp. genome window below encodes:
- a CDS encoding Hsp20/alpha crystallin family protein, with protein sequence MPDITERNASVARTGDASGAERSASVREGSAARIERVSPATDIIEQADGFHILMDLPGVPPEGLTIDLEENEVTVTGRSSYAPAGSDRRMHAEFDAVEFVRTFTLSDMVDRERIRAVLKDGMLNLFLPKAEAAKPRRIEISQG encoded by the coding sequence ATGCCCGACATCACCGAACGCAACGCCAGTGTGGCCCGCACCGGGGACGCCAGCGGCGCAGAACGGTCCGCGTCGGTGCGTGAAGGCAGCGCCGCGCGCATCGAGCGGGTTTCCCCTGCCACGGACATCATCGAGCAGGCCGATGGCTTCCATATCCTGATGGACCTGCCCGGCGTGCCACCGGAGGGGCTGACCATCGACCTTGAAGAGAACGAGGTCACCGTCACCGGGCGCAGCAGCTATGCCCCGGCGGGAAGCGACCGGCGCATGCACGCCGAGTTCGACGCCGTGGAGTTCGTGCGCACCTTCACCCTGTCGGACATGGTGGACAGGGAGCGCATCCGCGCCGTGCTCAAGGACGGGATGCTGAACCTGTTCCTGCCCAAGGCGGAAGCGGCGAAGCCGCGGCGCATCGAAATCTCGCAGGGATAG
- a CDS encoding Hsp20/alpha crystallin family protein yields MVIDFSTLYDMPKSFESMFDEMSRLHSFSSRRTAYPLLNVHENDDGYTVDVSVPGVAPGDVELTLTDRNLIIKGERKPTEGRYFRQERLSGSFQRILSLNVPVDRDRVSARSENGILRVTLPKAEAVKPRKIAIEAPAGGVQ; encoded by the coding sequence ATGGTGATTGACTTCAGCACACTGTACGACATGCCGAAAAGTTTCGAGAGCATGTTCGACGAAATGTCGCGGTTGCATTCGTTCAGCTCGCGGCGCACTGCATATCCGTTGCTGAACGTGCACGAGAATGATGACGGCTACACCGTGGACGTCAGCGTTCCCGGCGTGGCACCCGGAGACGTGGAACTGACCCTTACCGACCGCAACCTGATCATCAAGGGCGAACGCAAGCCCACCGAGGGCAGGTACTTCAGGCAGGAGCGCCTTTCCGGCTCGTTCCAGCGCATCCTGAGCCTGAACGTGCCCGTGGACCGCGACCGCGTTTCCGCCCGCAGCGAGAACGGCATCCTGCGGGTGACCCTGCCCAAGGCCGAAGCCGTGAAGCCGCGCAAGATCGCCATCGAAGCGCCGGCAGGAGGTGTGCAATGA
- a CDS encoding efflux RND transporter periplasmic adaptor subunit codes for MRKKIIIGLAIALAVALIAAYFLSRREGRTEITQTATVSRATVRKVLDATGIIKPEVGAIVKTGTRFTGIIRTMHVKVGDKVKAGQIIAEIDDREQRAQQDQAEATLRKAQSERARVEASYPLQIREAEAQMAAAQADYDYAALNLKRRRTLVDQDLDARNTLDEAKQQAETTANTLAARKATLERLQRESTLAIRTAREAVKEAQSALEATNVRLSYSVIRAPLDGVVSEVTAQGGETVVAGFQVANLITVLDPTRLEMWIYVDETDVGQVTPGMSVEFRVDSLPGRTFGGTVNQIYPQPEIRDNIVYYRALVRLTPQTSTDLRPEMTTQCRIVVQQKDNVLAVPNEALKWVGGEQVVFVQDGGAIRRVRPRIGLAGAETSEVLEGLAEGDVVGTRVVLPASRGGARPEQASGGSGGPGGQGGGPGSARPGR; via the coding sequence ATGCGCAAGAAGATCATCATCGGCCTCGCCATCGCCCTCGCCGTGGCCCTGATCGCCGCCTACTTCCTGTCGCGGCGCGAAGGCCGCACCGAAATCACCCAGACCGCCACCGTGAGCCGGGCCACGGTACGCAAGGTGCTGGACGCCACGGGCATCATCAAGCCCGAGGTGGGCGCCATCGTGAAGACCGGCACCCGGTTCACCGGCATCATCCGCACCATGCACGTCAAGGTGGGCGACAAGGTGAAAGCCGGGCAGATCATCGCCGAAATCGACGACCGCGAGCAGCGCGCCCAGCAGGACCAGGCCGAGGCCACCCTGCGCAAGGCCCAATCGGAGCGCGCCCGCGTTGAAGCATCGTACCCCCTGCAAATCCGCGAGGCAGAAGCCCAGATGGCCGCCGCGCAGGCCGACTACGACTACGCGGCCCTGAACCTGAAGCGCCGCCGCACCCTGGTGGACCAGGACCTGGACGCCCGCAATACCCTGGACGAGGCGAAACAGCAGGCTGAAACCACCGCCAACACCCTGGCCGCGCGCAAGGCCACCCTGGAACGCCTGCAACGCGAATCGACGCTGGCCATCAGGACCGCGCGCGAGGCCGTGAAGGAGGCGCAGTCCGCGCTGGAAGCCACCAACGTGCGCCTGTCCTACTCGGTGATTCGCGCCCCGCTGGACGGCGTGGTCAGCGAGGTCACGGCGCAGGGCGGCGAAACCGTGGTGGCGGGCTTTCAGGTGGCCAACCTGATCACCGTGCTGGACCCCACCCGGCTGGAAATGTGGATCTACGTGGACGAAACCGACGTGGGCCAGGTAACCCCCGGCATGTCCGTGGAATTCCGCGTGGATTCGCTGCCGGGCCGCACCTTTGGCGGCACGGTGAACCAGATATACCCGCAGCCGGAAATCCGCGACAACATCGTGTACTACCGGGCGCTGGTACGCCTTACCCCGCAGACCTCCACCGACCTGCGGCCCGAAATGACCACCCAGTGTCGCATCGTGGTGCAGCAGAAGGACAATGTACTGGCCGTGCCCAACGAAGCCCTGAAATGGGTGGGCGGCGAGCAGGTGGTGTTCGTGCAGGACGGCGGCGCCATCCGCCGGGTGCGGCCGCGCATCGGCCTGGCCGGAGCTGAAACCAGCGAGGTGCTGGAAGGGCTGGCCGAAGGTGACGTGGTGGGCACCAGGGTGGTGCTGCCCGCATCGCGCGGGGGGGCGCGGCCCGAGCAGGCGTCTGGCGGATCGGGCGGTCCTGGTGGACAGGGCGGCGGCCCCGGTTCCGCGCGTCCGGGCCGGTAG